The DNA sequence GTGGGAGGGCAGCAGCTCTGGCCCCAGCCCCGTGGGGACACCAGGCCGGGCCATGCGGTCCCAGCGGGTGCTCAGACCCCCACATGTGACTTCACCCATCCTGTCGCCTACAGGCATTAACACGAAGACAGTGTCCCAAAGATGCTGTCCcggtttgctttgctttttagtTAGGTTGTTTTTGCAAATAAGACCTTTTATGAGGCCTTTTCATTCCTGATTCTTTTAAGCTTAATGTAACGCCCTGTGGAGATCTGACGACTCTTCACCCTGTGCTCCAGCTGGGAGGTGAAGAAGCCAAGGTTTGTCCTCTCTCACGCCTGCTGTGAATCCTTCTCAGCTCCCGGCGTGTCGTGTCCGCCTGAAAGCCCAGCATTTTCTCATGCTTGTGATCCTTGCTCTGTGGATCCTTTTGGATCCAATTCAATGAGTAGTTCGGGGCTCCTACAACTTTGCTCACTGCAGTTCACCTCTTCACAGGGGACAAGCCATTTGTGTGTCTACACCGCCGAGGGTCCTGGGGGGTCATTAGTAGACCCCAGGTGAGGAGGGCGGAAGGTGGGCTTACTGTGGCCGCAGAGGCCCTTTGAGAATGTGGCCAACCCCCTTCTGACAAGAAGCATGCGGTGTTGTGTGGTGCAGCCCCAGGGCTGATCCTGAGAAAAGGAGAATAAGAAACAGGGATGGATGGCCCTGGGCAGCTAACTATGACCTGCTCTCAGAAAAGATGGTCTAGCAGTAAGGAAGTACTTTAAAGAGTATCTGAGATTTGAGGCTTAATCTGGAGGCTTGCAACTCTTtgttctgtaaatatttcagaaaatctTAACCTTTATAGCCCCTTCATCTGATTCCCTGAAGTCCTCAGTGAGATAGGAAGGGAGGTTAGTGCATTAAACAAGAAACCTTGGGAACAggagtgacttgtccaaggtcgtAGAGTAACTCCTGGGAAAGCTGAGGCTGGAACCCAGGACTTCTCgacctcccttcctcctttgcaTAATTTATTGAAAACCCACTGTGTGGCAGGCACCGTACCAGGCTATGGCACTGAACAGAAAGCTTAAGTCCTTTCTGTGCTGGGGGTTTCACTCTAGAGGAGTACAGCCATCACACACAAAGGATAAACAGACAAGTAAATGAACTGCAGTTTGTTCATAACTAACTGACTCAAGTTAGAAAGTGACCGTggtggggctgagggagggatTCACCAGGTGGGCGGTCAGGGAAGTGTCCTCTTGGGAGATGACATCGAAGCAGCCAGGGGAATCCTACAGATGGGAGAGTAGGGGAACCTTCTaggaccaaaaacaaaacaaaacaaaacaaaacaaaaaaaaacaaaaataaaaccaacaaaacaaccaaaagtTCTGAGATTTCAAAGCAAAAGGAAGGCATAGATTTGAGATATATTTTCAAGGGAGGATTACTAAAGAggtgaggaaaagagaaggaccAAGGTGAGTCTCGGGTTCTGCGAGGAGCAGCTGGCTGGCTGGTGGTGTGACTACAGTTAGGGAACCctgggagagagcaggggaacGGCTGAGAATCAGGAGTTGAGTTTGAGCATGATAAGTTGGAGAGGCTGGTTGCATATTCAAGGGGCGGTGTCATTAGGTAGCTTGTAACTTCAAATCTGGAACTCAGGGGAGAGGCCCAAGATGGAGTTATGAATTTGGGAATATTGAATTTATAGAAAGTATAAATTCATGGGATTAGAAGTAGATGTgtagaaagaggagaagagaagagatgtATGAATGAGCCCTGGGATTCTCCGATATTTAGAAGTCAAAgtcaaagaggaagaagcagaaaaggagactgagaaagaaCATCTAgtatagtaggaaaaaaatatgatgcgtagttttattttattttattttaaagattttattccaagtaatctctacacccagtgtggggcttgaacgcataaccccaagatcaagagttgcatactctaccaaCCGAGTCCGTCAGGTGCTCCTGAAGTGTAGTTTTAAAAAGGACCTTTAAAAAGGTCAAATGCTGCTAGGGAATTGTGTAAAATGAGGACATAGACTTGACCACAAAATTTGGCAATGTAGAGGTCATTCATGACCTCAGTAACAGGAGTTTCAGTGCACTGGTTTGGGTGGAAGACTGGGTGGAGAGGGTTGAAGAGTAAATATTGACTCCAGGATGAAAATAGTAGAGAGGCCACAATGAAAACCCAAGGCAATCTCTAACTCCAGAGAACACAGAAAGCTGTTCAGGGATGGAAAGGTCACCATAATATACCATATGGCTTAGCTTGGAGGGTATATCTGAAGTCTAGCTCAGTACTAATCTAACTATTATGATGTCACTATAACAAATAAACGGTGGGTGGGAAAacatgtgtgggggtgggggggtactgGTGAAAGAGCTAAgtcctccctttttaaaaaaaatttttttaaaagattttatttatttatttgacagacagagatcacaagttggcagagaggcaggcagagagagagagagaggaaagcagactccctaccgcggggctcaatcccaggaccctgggatcatgacctgagccaaaggcagacacttaacaactgagccacccaggtgccccaagtcctcTCTTTTAAAATGACATGTGAGTAAAGATCCATGATCCCGGGTGTAGGGGATGTAAGGATAGAGGAAGTGTGAAAAAGTAGATCTGAAAAGGGAACATGTGAGGGAAGTGTAGGAGCATGGTGTGTCCAAAAGATCCATGAGATGTGAGAGGTGGTATATTTGACATGCCAGCGCAGTAACAAGACTTTTCTAGCCCATGCATGTTCCAGTAAGGTGGGTGTTGGGAGGAGCAGGCCCTCTAGCATCTCAATGGCGTGGTGTTTGGGGTCCTCAAGGGGGCCCTGGAGTGGGAGGCAAGTCTTAGAATGAAGATCCTGGTAGACACAGCTGGTTGGGACATGCGTGTCCTAGCCTGTCCCAGGCCCTGAGCCCTTTAGTGAGTGTAGCTCCATACATTTTCAGATGATAACTTGGACCTGAAGTGCAGAGGGTAAAGTGCCGGGCCAAGGCCACAACAACAGGCCTAAACTAGGCCTTGTGGCCTCCGTCACAATTGAGAGTCTCAAGGGAGCAATAGTTTGGACCCAGCTTCTCTGTAGGCCCCATGAATGGAATGAAAATATtcctcctgggggtgcctggttggctcagtgggttaaagcctctgccttcagctcaggtcatgatctcagggtcctgggatcgagccccacattgggctctctgctcagtggggagcctgcttccccctctcactctcagcctgcctctctgcctacttgtgatctctgtctgtcaaataaataaataaaatcttaaaaaaaaaaaaaaagaaaatattcctccTGGGTTGACCCAGGAAGCTGTTCTCTCTGGAAGACTCTCTTCAGCTCTTAATAACAATAATGGCATTTACAATACAATACTGTTATTATTTAGCTTTACGGTGGTGCAGGAACTTTTCTAAAGCTCTCATAGATCATGATTTCAGTCCTCACCGCACTATGAGGTGGGTACTCATTAGTGTCTTCCCCACATTACATTGGAAGAAAGCGAGCCACCGAGAGATCAAGGAACCTGCCTGAGTCAGGAGGTTTTGAGCAACAGAAGCCAGATTCTGACAGGCCATTGGGCTCCAGTGTCCTCACAGTCTATAAGGAGATGTTCCTGAAAAGCCCAATGTAAGGTCTTGAGTGTGGGTGGTCCCTCCCTGGGACTCTGAGCCCCTTACAGCACTTGCTGGAGAGAAGGCAGCCAGAAATTTCTTGGCTCCCCTTGACAGGAGGCGAAgagcctggggctgggagagCCAGGGGCCGAACAGATCCCGACAGGAGTAGGGTGCCTAGCCTGGGTCCAAGGACCAGAGGGGCACTCCGGTGGCCCAGGAGAGGGAGGCTTTAGTCCCTTCATCCTACCAGCCTGGGGCTGTGAACCAAAGTTTGCTTTCTCAGGCTAGTCTCATTGGGCTAGGGCTCCTTCAGCCCCCCAACACCAAACCTTCTGTGCCCCCACTTGTGCTCCAGGCCTGAGACAGTACCTGCCCCTATCTCCACAAACTAGGGTCCTTGTAGGGTAGGAATTGGGGCAGATGCCTTTCCCCCATCTTTGAATCTTACTGGATCTGAATTCTGCTCTGGGTGtatgtggggtgggggatgggagtaTCATTCCCCCCCAGCCCAGGAGACCAACCTCCTGATGGGGTTCTGCACACCTGACTGTCCCCTGTCCCACCATTCCTGGGCGGGGGCTGACCCTGCTCCCTGCACCCCAGTCCCTCGGGCCCCCCTCACCACTCTGTGTCTGGGGACGGGCCTGCTGACCCCCCAGCCTCTTCTGGGCAGCCAGAAAGCTTGGGGATGGTCTCTGCAAGACCCCCGTCCCCATTTGTCCTTTTCCCCAGGTCCAGAGAGCCAAGTCACCGATGCAGCAGCTCCTGTCACACCGCAGCCGCACTGCCAGTGACAGCCTGGAGGCCGGCGCCCCTCCCCCGCAGGCTCCCCCCACAGACAGGTCCACGTGCGTCCCCAGACGCCTGAATCACTGCTGACGACTTGGGACCTGGCGGTCGTGGGCTCCTGGGGAGTCAGCGGGGAGGGGGGTTGGCGGCCACGTCGTCTCCGGGGGAACACCTGCGGACATAAATAGGCAGCCAGCGAAGGCCGTGCAGCACAGTCCGCGCAGCAACCCGCACACTGTGCCCACCTGCGCCAGGATGCCGGACGCCATGCTCCCCGCCTGCTTCCTGGGCCTGCTGGCCTTtacctctgcctgctacttccaGAACTGCCCTCGGGGCGGCAAGAGGGCCCTGTCTGATTTGGAGCTGAGACAGGTATGAGCCTGGCACATCTCGGGAGTGCCTGGAGGGGACAGAGGCCCTGGGCCGGCCAGCACTACCTTGCAGGGGCCAGGAAGGAGGGGAAGctgtgggagaggcaggctctagGGGAAGGGCCCAGCAGAAGGGAGGCTTGGTTGGCACGGCTGGGCAAGGGTGGGTGGCCAGGCTGCCAGGCAGGCTAGGACAAGCTGGAGGACTTCAGGGACACTATTCTCATCCAGGCAAGGGACGCAGGCAAACCGATGTTTCCCCAGTAACTGAGTTTGGCACATCAGAGAGAACTGGACAGCAAGGCCTCCTCTGTGCCCGTCGGAGCCTCGCAGCCACAACGGGCTGTGTCCTAGCCAGCATGGGAGGACTTCCCCTTCCAGTCTTCCCCCTCTCTTAGCCACAGCTCCCCTGGCCCCCACACAGAAGCTGGTCATTGCTCTGAGCTCCTTGGGGTGAGGGTGTCACCTCCAGCAAGGAAGTTCTGCTGGGAACCTAGCCCAGTTCTCCCCCACCCTGCGTGTCCAGTCAATTCCCTTTTATGCCCCTTTCATCAGAGCTGAGGGAAATCCCATCACCATGCTCAATCCTACCGAGGCCAGAGGTGGCTCAATTCTGAGCTGTTGAGCAGACTCGATTGGGTCGGTGGGCAGCCCCCATAGActacccttccctctgcttggcACCTTTGGAAACCTGAGTCATCGAGGTGCCCCATGCCCTTCCCTAGGGCTCAGACTTCTGCCACCTCCAGTTAGCGCTGAGCGGTGAGCTCAGGTCCAGGCCCACAGAGGCCCACCAGCTGGTAGAGCCCAGACAGGAAACGGGAGGAAGGGCCTGGAAGTGTTGTGGGCGGGGCAGGTGCTAGAGATCAAGTTTGAGtgatgggagcaggggaggaaggtCTGAGTTAGGGGCTGGGTGGGCAGCTGAGAGAGGGGCGCACACCAGTGATGGCCCCAGAGCTGAGAGGGAGGGTCTCTTCCGTGCAGCCCGGTGCggaggggaccccccccccccccaacgaaGAGGGAGAATGCTGAGGGCTGTCACTCAGAGCCCGTCCTCTGTCACCTGAAAACCCAGGGACTTTAGTGGACGTGCGTCCTTTCCCGCCACCGCGGGGGGGCCCCCCCGGCCTCGCTCGGCCCTCggtcacctccccccacccctgcccttccctccagtGTCTCCCCTGCGGCCCCGGGGGCAAAGGGCGCTGCTTCGGGCCCAGCATCTGCTGCGGCGACGAGCTGGGCTGCTTCGTGGGCACGGCCGAGGCGCTGCGCTGCCAGGAGGAGAACTACCTGCCATCGCCCTGCCAGTCCGGCCACCAGCCGTGCGGGAGCGGGGGCCGCTGCGCCGCCGCTGGCATCTGCTGCAACGATGGTGCGAGCGACAGGGACGGCCCTGGGGCGGGCGGGGATCTGGGCAGGGGTGGCCCGTGGGGTTCCGGGCGGGCCTGGGCGATCTGGGTCCCGCCTGCCTCGCGCTCACCTCATCCTCTCCTCCACCCACCGCGCAGAGAGCTGCGTGACTGAGCCCGAGTGCCGGGGGGGCTCCGGCTTCCACCGCCGTGCCCGCGCCAGCGACCGAAGCAACGCGACCGAGCTGGACGGGCCGACTGGCGCCTTGCTGCTGCGGCTGGTGCAGCTGGCGGGGGCGCCCGAGCCCGCGGAGCCCGCCCGGCCCGGCGTCTACTGAGCAGCTCACTCACACCctcctctctcccatcccctcGCAACCTGgagaaataaaccttttaaatGCACCCTCGAGTGTCTGTCTCGGTGTccgggagtggggaggggcgCAGAGGAGACGGTGGGGCACGgacccttctccctcctctgccccagccGCGGGGAAGCGATCTTGGCTCGGCTGAGTGCTAGGGGCAACTAGGGATAGGGAGACCTGGGGAGCGGGggcgggcagggctggggccaaGAGTGACCCTGCAGGGGCTGGGTGGACCCTCCAGCAGAAGAGTGGAAGGAAAGGcgaggagaggggaagaaattgaacaagacagcaagagaagacagagaaaggaaggagagagagagacgttGAGAGCTTCCGAGGGAAGAGTGAGAAAGGTCGAAGGGGAACCGTCGGGTGACCAGGGATTCCTATTCCCATTTACATCCCCGGATACTGAGGCACGGTTTCAGGCACCCACCCAACTCCCCAGATTTCCAGTCTACTATTTCATCCAGGGCtgtgcgggtgtgtgtgtgtgtgtgtgtgtgtgtgtgtgtgtgtgcctgcgtgagagggagagagagagagagcgcgtctGGAGGCGGGAGGCAGCAAATTACCCTGGACCCAGCAGACAGAGGGCCAAGTACTATCCCCCCAAAAGGAAGTTAAGTACTCCCTATGTTTCCCCCTTCAGCCGGAGTGGGAGACCCAGCCCAGTGAAACCCTAGCTACATGCTCCCCATCCATGCAGCCACACAAACCACACACGCTAACCCAAACACAGACCAGAGAATGACCAGTAGGGGCATGCCTTGGGGTCCTTGACCACAGCTACGGGTAGAGACCCTGAATACACAATAAGAACCACAGACATACCCAGAGAAACACAGATACAAACAGACTCACCATgggcagggacacacacacacacacacacacacacacacacacactgtaggACCTCTCACGTTTTGACACATGCAGCTTCAGGACAGACATCCACTGGCATTTGGCCAATACTATTCTGtgtccctctgtctttctctgtcccctcTATTCCTTTATCCCCTTTGTGCCCCACTCGCCTCTCTTCCCGGGTCCCCCAGCTCCTTGGCcctcttttgtttccttccttgtcCCATTACACCCTCCCTTCCTCTTGCTCTGCTCCATCTGTTCTCTACACCCTGTCCTTGGGATTTCTTGCTCCAGGCCTTGGGGCAAAAAAAGGCTTCTTCTCCTCTGGAATCCTCCACTGACTTAGAagccaggagggagggcaggcagagagaagtccCTCTGAGCCCCGATTCACACCCTGCTTTAGGGCCGAGTGTCGGAGTGTTGTGACTCAGCCTCACCAGGGTCCTGGTGCTCAGCGGAGGTCAGGCTCTTACCTGGTTTTAGAGCTCTTCCATTTGCTGTCACCCCTGACCTGGCCCAGTGCTCAGAGTGATTAAGTATAAACAGAGGGCAGGAGCCCTGTGGGCTTCTATCCCTGCCATGGCCTCCTGCCTCTGTCCTGGTGTGGACCATCAGAGCAAGTCCCCAGGTTTTCCTAGGACTGGGACAGGCCAGATCTAATAGGAACTTAGTAACTCTTCAGGACACAGGGAGGTAGATAGAGGCAGCTGGtctaaataaaaatagatcataTACCTAAAGATAAAACCTGAAACTCTAAAGCATCTTGAAGAAACTATGAGAGAAATCATTAATGACCTTGATCTATGCAAAGGTTTCTTAGCTCTGACACCAAAAGGAGAATCCATAATAGAAgaaatttgaggggtgcctgggtggctgagtccttaagtgtctctgccttcagctcaggtcatgatctcagggtcctgggacggagccccgcatcaggctccctactcaaggagcttctgcctgcttctccctctcccacttcctctgttttgttccctctcttgctgtctctctctcaaataaataaataaataaataaaatcttaaaaaaagaaagaagatacgTTTGGAATTcaccaaaattaagaacttctgttcgTTGAAAGAATGAAGAAGCAAACCACAGACTGGAAGGAAAGATTTACAACTCACAAAGCTTATCAAGAATTGATATCCAGAAGCATAAAGATCTCTCAAAACTCCATACTAAGAAAACAActcaacttttttattttattattattttttaaagaaaactgaaattgcTGCCCTTCCAAATTGTACTGCAGGTCCTCGCTATTACAGTGCGACAGAACAATCAACCGCATACATGTTCAGTGATGAAGTTGATGTTGATAGTTTTCAGGCTGGGaccgcctggctggctcagtcagtggagcacgcGACTCTTTATCTCCAGGTCTCGAattcaagccccctgttgggcttaGAGTttacactcaaaaaacaaaccaaacaacaacCATTGCTTTCACAATGAAACACTTCCGTCCTAAAGCTTCACACAGCTGTTGTTTTACAAATTAGTATTATTTACATAATCCATATGTCCTAATTTACATCATTTTTAACAAAGTAAATTTCTGGCATCTTTTCATATCAAAACATTTACCTTTACCACAGTCTTTCGGTTTGGTAGCTTTTACTATATGAGAAATTTCAATTGTATGAAAAAGTAGACCCAACAGGCAAAAGTCCCTCAGGTCCACCCCTTTCAGGACAATTACCTTCAACAGTTATCGACCACGTGGTTGCCTGTTTCACTTCTACCCCACCCTCGCCTCTCACTCCCCCGAATTATCTTGAtgacattccccccccccccccccccccccgtcataACCATTTCATCTGTGAACATTCCAGTGTGGATCTCaaaagatttcttcttcttcttcttaaagattttttattcatttatttaacagagaaagagagagagcacagcagggggagtagcaggcagagggagagggagagggagaagcaggctttctactgagcagggagcccagttcgggcctcgatcccaggacccccagggatcacgacctgagctgaaggcagatgcttaacaagtgagccacccaggcacccctcaaaaagatttcttcttaaaaatgtgaCCAcacatagcagcattatttacaatagccaaattttggaagcagcccaaatgtccacatattgatgagtggataaagaagatgtggtgggTATACACAGagcaatattattcagccgtaaaaaagaatgaaatcttgccatttgcgacaacgtggatggagctagagagtataatgctaagcaaaataaatcagagaaagacaaataccatatgatctcactcatttgtggaatttaagaaacaaaacaaacaaaggaaacaaagagacaaaccgagaaacagatttttttttttaagattttacttatttatttgacggatagagatcacaagtaggcagagaggcatgcagagagaggaggaagcaggctccctgctcagcagagagcccagtggggggctcgatcccaagaccctgggatcatgacctgagctgaagacacaggctttaacccactgagccacccagacacctgagaaacagactcttaaccatagagaacaaactgatggttaccagaggggaagtcaGTGGGGGATGGTTGAAACAGGAATTAAGAAgagcacttgtcatgatgagccctgggtgatgtatggaagtgctgagtcaCTATTTTGTACAGCTGAAATTAATGTTAACACACTGTTGactgttaactatactggaattaaaattattttattttattttttaaaagattttatttatttatttgacagagagagatcacaagtaggcagagaggcaggcagagggagaggggaagcaggctccctgccgagcagagagcccgatgtggggcttgatcccaggaccctgggatcatgacctgagccgaaagcagaggcttaacccactgagccacccaggcaccccataaattaattttaatactataatactatattaaaattttatatgtgataatataataatacaacaattaatttaaataaaacaacaacaaaacccatgaCCACAGACTGTTATCACATACACAAGTTGCAAACTGAAACTCAACAATTTGTATCATCAAGTATTCAGGGACTATTCAAATTTCCCCAAGTGTTCCATGAGTATACTCTTTGCAATTCATGGAGTCTCTTTTTCTTATGGCACAAAAGAGAATTTttagttctatttatttattttaaaattaacacttttttttttttttttggaacagagagatagggagagagggaacccaagcaggtgacatggcagagggagagggagaagcaggctcaatcccaggaccctgggatcatgacctgaaccaaagcagacgcttaactgcttaactgactgagccacccaggagtcccaaaagagaatttaaaaaaaatttttaaaacattttatttatttatttgagagagagacagatgtcGAGAAAGAGTaggaacagggaggagagggagaaacaggcttacCCTGagcagggatcaatcccagcaccttgggatcatgatccgagtggaaggcagatgcctaactgactgagtcacccaggcacccctaagaatttttttaaaggaagctctACTCCCAACATGCAGCTTGAACTAAACACACAACCCCAGGGTCAAGATTCTCatgctccattgactgagccagccaggcgccccacaaaagaGAGTATTGATCCTCGTTGccctttttcttacctttttattTGCCTGAACTTGTTGTAGGGAATGGATTCCAATCTCTATTATATTTGCTCTGCTGTGTTGTGGGCGTGTCACCTAGCATAGGCTTGTCTGTTTAGTCACATATTAAAGTAGTATTACTTTGTATTAAATTACTTTCCTTTCCTCTATCTTACTGCTAAGACTAATTACTTGTTTTTGGAAATCCTGTGTACGTGGGCATATTCTCTAGGAAGTAGTAGAAGGACAAAGAACAAAGCTACACAAAGTGGGAGCTGGGAACCACCGCCCTGGATAAGCCCCCAAGCACTTGGGAGGTTTGAAGGAGTCATTCAACAAGGACCAAAGGCCGTGGGACTGAGAAagcaagaagaaggaagaatggtAACAAGCTTGCTTCTGTACCCGTCTGGCCACCAGGCCCAGCTTGATGCCACCTCTGGGACATACCCAGGAAAATACATGTCAATCTGACCCTGTGTTTTGTGGCCCAAAAATACTGTTCACCTTTGGATTCTAGGGAAAGAGTGGGACAGTGAAGTGGGTGCCTGAGTGGGTGAGGGGACCCGAATTCTCTCCTAGGGTGGGGACAGCTGGGCTGGCACCCCAAGATGctccagggagagagaggtggCAGGGGAGATCCCAGAGTTCCTGCTAAGGCAGAAGGGGGACATTCCAGCTTGGAAAAGCACAGATCTGTCACTCTGTAGTATTTattcaaatgaataagtaaaaatatttatttttttatctttttattattttattttattaaaagattttatttgtttatttgacagacagatcacaagtaggcagagaggcaggcagagacggaggaggaaacaggctccctgctgagcagagagcccagtgcggggcttgatcccaggacactgagatcatgacctgagccgaaggcagaggatttaacccactgagccacacaggcaccccactttttattattttaaaaaagattttatttatttgtcagagagagagagtgagcacaagcagggggaacagcatgcagagggagaagcaggcttcccactgagcaagaagcctgatgtgggcctcgatcccaggatcctgggatcatgacctgagccaaaggcagacacttaaccgactgagccaccaagacaccgctaaataaaaatcttaaaaaaaaaaaaaaaagaaccttggtCTATATAGTGAAATATTACCCAGCCACGAAAAAGGGTGGGTGAgagcttgccatttgtgacgacacaGATGGTCCTAGAGGGTGttaagctaaatgaaataagtcagacagaaaaagacaaataccatatggtttcactaatatgtgaaatctaagaacaaatcaataaattcaaagcaaaaaaaaaaagtccaggttGCTATAGGCCACAGGGGTTTTCAAAGCCTCATCTCagggactcctggctggctcagtccctggagcatgagactcttgattttgggttcatgagttcgagctccacattggatATATGGATTActttagaagaatgaaatgataagcacttaaaaaaaaaagaactccaaggggcgcctgggtggctcagtggattaagccgctgccttcggctcaggtcatgatctcagagtcctgggatcgagccccgcatcatcgggctctctgctccgcagggagcctgcttcctcctctctctctgcctgcctctctgcctacttgtgatctctctctgtcaaataaataaataaaatctttaaaaaaaaaaaaaaaaactccaaaagcCTCATCTCTATTCTCTCCATACATTTCAgcagtatattttttccttttttgaactTTCATTTGCATATTATGTACATATAAAAAGTCAAATCACGAGCATGCTGGGTTATATTTTCCACAAATGAACACTCCTGTTTCACCAGCTGGCAGGCCAGGACACAAGATATGACTGCACCCCAGAGCTGCCCCTGGACCCCCTTCAGTCACCACCCTACTCAAGACTTCTTAGCACCATAGTTTAGTTTTCCctgttttggtaatttatttaaagaaaatcttacaGTCCTCTTCAgcacattttttctctctccacataCTGCCACCGGGCAGTGCTCTGCGGCCTCCAGTGGGAGAGAAAGCCatagaatttatcttttttctcacAGGAGAGTGAGCTGTTCCTGTTTTACTAGGCGTGGGAGTGTGGTCTGTACCTTCTGAAATTGCTTGCCCTGTGGCATGGGTAGGTGAAGGGCAGCAAGCTTTGTGGTCGTTTCTGTGGCCCTGGGCTCTCCGGAACTCCT is a window from the Meles meles chromosome 16, mMelMel3.1 paternal haplotype, whole genome shotgun sequence genome containing:
- the LOC123926987 gene encoding vasopressin-neurophysin 2-copeptin, whose product is MPDAMLPACFLGLLAFTSACYFQNCPRGGKRALSDLELRQCLPCGPGGKGRCFGPSICCGDELGCFVGTAEALRCQEENYLPSPCQSGHQPCGSGGRCAAAGICCNDESCVTEPECRGGSGFHRRARASDRSNATELDGPTGALLLRLVQLAGAPEPAEPARPGVY